ATAAGGCCTAATGAAACCCGGGCTGATGTTACGGTAAAACCCAAAAAAATGGGCGGGCTGACAGTTTCTTCTACTGTAAAACTTACACACATAGATGAAAAAACCATAAGATCGGTGCTGAATGAGTATGGAATTCACAGTGCCGATGTCCTTATAAGGGATGATGTAACTGTAGACCAGTTTATCGATAGTATGGATGTAAGCTGCCGTTATATCCCGATGTTAGAAGTTGTAAATAAAATAGATTTAATTGATAAAGATTATTTTGATGAAGTTAAGTCTCATATGCCTGATGCAATATTTATATCTGCAAACAAGCAAATTAATGTTGAAGAACTTAAAAGAGAAATATTTAATAAGTTAGCTCTTATCCGTATTTATTTAAAACCTCAAGGCAGAAAAGCAGATTATGAGGAACCACTTATTGTGAGGAAAGGTTCCACAGTGAAAGAAGTGGCAGGTAAACTTCACCGTGAATTTGTCAGGAATTTCAGGCATGCAAAGGGCTGGGGGGCATCAGTAAAATTTGAAGGTCAAAAAGTTGGACTGGATCATGTGCTGAATGATGGGGATGTTTTAAGGATAATTGTTAAAAAGAAGTAAAACTCAAATAATTATGAAACAGTGGTGAAAAAAATGGAATTAGATGACGTAAAAATATCCAGAGCGATAATTGAAAGTTTCATGGAAGATTTCATAGATTACACAGATATTGATGTTGCAATAGGTGGTGGAGGCCCATCAGGACTTGTAGCCGGATATTACCTTGCAAAAGCAGGTCTTAAAGTCGCATTATTTGAGAGAAAACTAAGCATCGGCGGCGGAATGTGGGGCGGCGGCATGATGTTCAATAAGATAGTTGTCCAGGAAGAAAGTAAAAGAATTCTGGATGAATTTGGCATCGGCTCCCAAAAATATGATGACGATTACTATGTCGCTGATTCAGTGGAATGCGTGTCAACACTCTGTTCTAAAGCAACACAAGCAGGTCTTAAAATCTTTAATTTAATAAGTATTGAAGACGTAATGATGAAAGAAAGTAAAGACGTCGCTGGTCTTGTCTTGAACTGGAGTGCAGTTGAAATGGGAAGATTGCACGTTGATCCGCTTACCATAAGAACTAAAGCAGTAATCGATGCAACTGGACACGACTGTGAAGTTGTAAAAGTTGTAGAGAAAAAAGTAGGGCCAAAACTCAACACTGAAACAGGCACTATCATAGGTGAAAAACCAATGTGGGCAGAAGTTGGAGAAAAAGCTCTTATGGATAACACCAAAGAAGTATATCCTGGTTTGTATGTCACAGGAATGGCAGCAAATGCAGTCTACGGATCTCCAAGAATGGGTCCAATATTTGGTGGAATGCTCCTTTCAGGAGAAAGAATAGCTGAAATATTAATTGAAAAATTAAAATAAATGAAAAAATGATAATCCTTATTACAGGAACGCCTGGTGTTGGAAAAACTACTGTATCATCGATACTTGTAGAAAAAATAGATGCATACCTCGTTAACATCAATGAACTCGTTGATGAAAAACATCTATATAATGGAATTGATGAAGAGAGGGGATACAAAATAGTAGACCTGGATGCTCTCTTCAATGAGATGGATGAGATAATTAGGGAGGTAGACGGCCCTGACAGGTATGTAGTTGTGGAAGGGCATCTTTCACATCTTTTTGAAAATTCAGATATAGTAATTGTTTTAAGGGCAAATCCTGATGTTTTGCGTGATCGTATGAAGATTAAAGGATGGAAAGCAGCTAAAATACGTGAAAATATTGAAGCTGAAGCTATCGATGTATGTTCCTACGAAGCGTTCCAAATTCACGGCGATAAAGTCAATGAAATAGATACCAGTGACATCCCACCAGTACAAGTTGCTGATTTGATAATCGATGTGATAAATGGTGATAAAAGTTTTCCTGTAGGAAATGTGGATTTTCTGGAATATTTAAAATAATTTCAGTTTGATAGAATGGGAGTATCAAATAGTTAATTTCAATCCTATGATTTAAATCAATCATTTTTGATATCTCATATTTTGATTCACCTTTTTGCAAATTTCATTTAGGTTTGAAAGTTTTGTAGGGTAGAGGGAAAAGCTTTTTAAATAGAATACCAGATAAATTATAATATTATTCTTAAGTAGATTATATGTTGTATTAGGATTACGGATAATGCAGATTCAATTGTAAATCACTGTGTTAATTATTGATTCAGCAATTCAACCCCTACACAAGAACTTAAGATCCATTTCTATATTCTAACATTAACTAATGACTCATTAGAGGCTAGACTTTGAGAAGGGGAAGAAGACCAAGATGGATGTTAAAAATAGCAGAAGAAAGAATAGATGTCCTGTTTAAACTTGCAGAAGAATCATATAATACCCACCCGCATAGGTCAGATCGCTATGTAGAAATGGCCAGAAACATTGCAACAAAATATAATGTAAGAATGCCAAGAATCTGGAAGAGGAGATTCTGTAAAAACTGTTATAAATTTCTGAAACCTGGAAAGAATTGTCAAATCCGGTTGAAAAATTCATGTATTATTATAAAATGCCTTGAATGTGGAAATGTAGTAACCCTTCCATATATAAGAGAGCAGAAAGATAAAAGGAGGAGAAGAGTTGAGTCCCACATTATCAAAGAAGGAATTAATGAATAGATCACTTTCAACATTCACACTAAATATTGGAAAATCTGGAATAAATGAAAATGTTATAGATGAAATAAAAAGACAGCTTAAAGCTCACGAAGTAATTAAAGTGAAATTTTCAAAAAGTATATCCTCAGAAAAACAAAATTATATAACTGAGATAACTGAAAAATCAAAGTCTAAACTCGTTGATTTAAGAGGTAACGTTGCTGTAATTTATAAAAAAAATAGGTAATTAGGAGGCTAAATATGACTACAGTTTATGATGTTCCTGCAGATTTGCTTATCAGTGCAATTGCAAAGGATTTAAATGAAAATAAAAGTATAAACGCGCCAGAATGGGCGAAATTTGTCAAAACAGGAGTTCACAAAGAAAGACGACCTGAAGATGCAGACTGGTGGTACACAAGATGTGCATCAATCTTAAGAAAGGTTTACATTGATGGCCCTGTTGGACTGAACAGTTTAAGATCCTATTATGGTGGAAAAAAAGATAGAGGAAGCGAACCAGAAAAATTCAGGAAAGGCAGCGGTTCTGTAATAAGAACAGCTTTACATCAACTTGAAGATGCTGGATTCATTGCCAAAATAAAAGAAGGAAGAATCATAACTCCTGAAGGAAAATCCTTCGTTGACAAAGCATCAAACATCGTTAAAAAAGATATTCCTGAACTTGCTAAATATTAAGTAAAGTTTTCATTAAATTTAAGATAATAATGGAGGTTGAATTTTGAGCGATATTGAAGAACTACGACGTAAAAGGATGCAAGAGTTACAGCAGCAAGCTGCAGCGCAGCAGGCATCACCCCAACAACAAGAACAAGCCCGCCAAGAGATGGAAGCTCAAAAAAAGCAGGCTATGATGCAGATATTAACTTCTGAAGCCCGGGGCAGACTTGCGAATTTGAGACTCACTAAACCTGAACTCGTTGAACAAATAGAACTTCAACTTATTCAGCTTGCTCAAATGGGGCGAGTAAAATCTAAAATAACTGATGATCAGCTCAAACATCTCCTGACAAATCTTGTTGGTCAAAAAAGAGAGATTAACATAACAAGAAAATGAAAGCGTGTGTTCTCTACAGCGGAGGAAAAGATAGTTCGCTTATTGCTGTAATCCTTACAAAATTGGGATATGAGGTTGAACTTGTAACCCTGAATTTTGGGATATTTGATTCCTTTAAACCTGCAGCAAAATCAGCATCTGCGCTTGGTTTTAAACACCGCGTTTTTAAAGCCGATAAAAAGATACTGGAAAATGCAACTGATATTATCATCAATGATGGATTTCCAAATAATGGAATAAATTATATTCATAAAGAAGCATTAGACCTTGTTTCACGTGATTATAACGTGGTTGCAGATGGTACAAGAAGGGATGACAGAATCCCTAAACTTAAAGGAAACGAAATCAACAGCCTTGAAGGCAGACAGAATGTTGAATATATAACCCTCCGCGGATTTGGTCACAAGACTATTAATAATCTCTCAGATGTGCTTTTTGAAGTCAAAAAGGAACAGACCAGTATGGAAAACAATTCTGATTATGAGATTGAAATCAGATACCTCATAAATGAAATTGAAGGCGAAAGCGCATCGAGCAGGATATTTCCAAGTCATATCCAATCCCGAGTTGTGGGCTGGAAAAATAAAATTTAACACAAATCAATATTTAATGTGGTGAAAAAATGAGTAGAAATAGGCCATTAGCTAAAAAACTAAGGCTTGCTAAAGCTAACAAGCAAAGTAGGACTGTGCCTGTATGGGTACGAATTAAAACCAATAGAAAAGTAATGTCTCATCCAAAAATGAGAAGACATTGGAGAAGAAGTAGCTTAAAAGTTTAAGGGGATTTTCAAATGGAAAGAGTCTATGTTATACCATTAAGGAAAGTAAAAAATGTTCCAAGGACTATCAGGTCCCCAAGAGCAATACGTTACGTAAAAGAATTCATAGGAAAACATATGAAAACAGAAGACGTTAAAATAGACGCATCTGTCAACGAAAAAATATGGGAAAGAGGAATTCAAAAGATACCTCCTAAAATCAAAGTAAAAGCTGTACAGGAAGAAGATGGTTCAGTTGCAGTCACCTTAGTTGAATAGGTGAACTTGATGATAAGAAGAGCTAATTTGAATGGGAACCCGAATCTTGGTGTTGCAATTTCTACAACCGATAAAATTGCAATAGTTCCCTCTAATTTATCAGAAGCGCTGGAAAATCTTGTAGAGGATACTTTAGGGGTTTCTGTAATTAAGACCCCTATCGGCGGTAGTAATCTCGCTGGAGCACTGGCTGTTGGGAATTCAAATGGGTTCATAGTAACACCATATGCTCTTGACAGTGAGATAAAAGCTATCAAAGAATCTGGAGTGGAAGTAGAGCGAATTGCTGATAAGTTCACTGCAGTAGGTAATATCATACTTGCAAATGATTTTGGAGCTATTGTTAACCCGCTGCTTTCTGATGAATCATTAAAAACAATTAGTGACGTTTTAGACGTTGAAGTCGAACGAGGAAGTATAGCTAACTATAAAATTACAGGATCTGTTGCTACTGCAACAAATAAAGGAATACTGGCACACCCCTCTGCAACTGAAGAAGAACTCTCCTTTGTAGAAGGTATAATGAAGGTTCCTGCAGATGTTGGGACAGTTAATAAGGGTATAATGCTTGTTGGAGCATGTGCAGTTGCAAATTCCAATGGTGTGGTTGTAGGATTGAACACTACAGGTCCTGAACTTGCAAGAATTGAAGAAGCATTAGGTTTTCTTGAGGGATATGAATGAGAACAAAAATATTTAGAATTCAAGGTAAATTTATGATGGGAAACGCCTTTCAGCCTTTTACAAAGGAATTGAAAGCCATAAATGAAGACGATATACACGAAAAAATTTATTCAGAGTTTGGAAGCAAACACGGAATAAACAGAAACAAAATTGTCATAGAAGACATCAAAGAAATCTCAAAAGATGACGTCCAAGATCCAATGATTAAAGCCTTAATAGGGTGATCTCATGGAAGACAGACAAAGGCTCGAACAGATGGTAAATGAAATTAACATGTACCAGGGCCAACTGGACGTTTTAAAACAACAAGTTGAATCAGTTAATGCTTCTATAGCTGAATTAATGTCAGCTGAAGAAACTTTAGAAGCTGTTAAAGGAAAAGAAGGTACAGAAACATTTGTACCAGTAGGTGCAGGTTCTTTTCTTATTGCAGAGATTAAAAATACTGATCAAGTTATAATGGGACTTGGAGCAGGCGCTGCTGCAAAGAAAAATATAGATGAAGCTAAAGAAAGTATATCTTCCCAGCGAAAAGAGCTGGAACAGTTAGTGGACAAAATGTCTGGAGATATACAGAAGTTAACTGAGTTCATTATGAGAAAAAGTCCTGAAGCTGAAGCACTACTTCAAAAAGTTGAAAGTGAAGAAGCCCAAAGGCAATAATATTCTTTTTTTTTAAGTAATTACTGGTAAATGAGGACGTGAACATTTTGTTTGAATCACTTAAAAAGAAATTTAGCGGCACAATAGGAAAACTAAGTGATAAACTCTCGAGCGAAGAGGAAGCAGAAGAAACTCGCCAGGAAGAAATTCCAGGGGAAACCAAAGAAACCGCGCCAGAAACTACTGAAACCTTCGAGAAACTGGAAAAAATTGAAGAACCTTCAACTGAAGAAAAAGAGCTTGAGACTGAAGAACCTCCAGCTGAAGAAAAAGAGTCTGAAACTGGAGTTAGGGGGAGATTATCCGGAATTTTTTCCAGAGAAAAGAAGGAAGAAAAAGTAGAGGAAAAGGTAGAAGAGAAACCTGTAGAAACTCCTGAAGAACTTGAAAAGCCTGAAGAAGTAGAGGAAGAAAAATCGGGAATGTTCTCGTTTGTTACCAAAAAAACAATATCTGAAAAAGATATTGATGATATACTATTTGAACTTGAAATGTCACTCCTGGAAAGTGATGTTGCAATGGAAGTCGCTGAAAAAATAATTAATTCTGTAAAAGAAGATTTAGTGGGTAGAAAAATCCGAAGAAGAAGCGACGTTGCAGAATTTACAAGAGACGCCCTTAAAAAAGCTATTTCTGAAATACTGGGAGTTGAAACTAAAGACCTCAAAGAAATGGCTGATAAAGCACAAAAATCTGGAGAACCGCTTAAAATCATGTTTGTAGGAATAAATGGTACAGGTAAAACTACCACAATAGCTAAAGTGGCCACATATTTCATAAATGAGGGTTACACGCCAGTTATTGCAGCTGCAGACACTTTTAGGGCAGGTGCAATTGAACAGATAACTCACCACGCCGATAATATTGGTGTAAAAATTATAAAGCACAAAAAAGGTGCAGATCCCGCTGCAGTTGCATACGACGCAGTTGAACACGCAAAAGCTAAAGGAAAAGAAATAGTTTTAATCGACACTGCCGGAAGGATGCAGACAAATGTTAATCTCATGGATGAGATGAAGAAAATTAAGCGTGTTGTAAAACCAGATCTTATTATTTACGTCGGTGATTCCCTAACAGGAAACGATGCTGTAGAACAGGCTTCAAAATTTGACGAAGCGGTTGGTGTGGATGGAATTGTCTTAACCAAAGCAGATGCAGACGCAAAAGGTGGAGCAGCACTTTCCATTGGCTATGTAATTAATAAACCAATCCTGTTTTTAGGTGTCGGCCAATCATATGAAGATATAATGGAATTTAAACCTGAATGGATGGTTGACCAGCTGGTTTAGATATAAATTTCTTTTTCTATTATTTTATTGAGTTTTTTAGGTTATAGTAATTCTATTTTTAACTGAAATTTATAGATCTCATAAAAGTTTATTCTCGCCATATTTACCTATTAATAGATTATAAATAAAAATTAGTCAGAATGCAGCTTTATTAATATTATTTTTTTGTTATAGATGTATATAACAAGGTGTATTGCAAATTATAACTAATATTACTTTATTTTTGCCATAAATATTATTTTTACATATTTTCAATCAAAAGTATTAAATAATCTTTTTATATTATAAAGAATGGGTTGTGTTATGAGGTTTCATCCTGTTGTATCTATAATTTTTGGAGTTATTATTTCATTTATGTTGTATCTAATTGCAATTTCTGTTTTTGGAGTAATGGGATGGGTTGGTGCATTTCAAGCTATCCAAGGGGCTTCATGGTTTGAAACGTTTTTATTAATTATTTCATATATACTTGGAGGTTTTATAGCTACTTATTTCGCTAAAGAAAAAAGATACAAAATGGAATTTATACTGGATTAACTATATTGGCAATTATAATAGTAGTTGGCCTAATACAAATGCTGACAAGTCATTGGTCGGTTTACATTCATATGGTTACATTTGTAGGATATGTTATATCTGCAGTTATAGGAGCTTATCTATGAATAAAACAGCTAAAAATCAGAAGAAATGCATCTTTGGAAAAACATAGATGATAATAAACTAGTTGTAATTCTATAAAATATTTCATATTCTTGTTTTAATAATATTTTAATAGATTACTGAATTTCTTCTATTATTTTTGATTTATTGAATACTTTAACTAGCTGATCAAATAAAATACTTAAAAAACCTTATTAATATTGAAAAATAATGTTTATTAACTCAGGTTGGGGGAGCTAAAATGGAGAACAAAGTTATAATGTCTATTGGGGGAGCATCATTAGTATTTATATTACTGCTCATTTTGAGTTTCTTATTTAGCAGTGAAAAAACGCTTGGAGTTTATATATTGATTTTTTTGTTAACTGCAGTGTTTTTTTTATTTTTATGGATGATTTTAATTATTTTAAGGAGTTCTGTCATTACTAATTTTATTGGAAAGATTACTCAGGCGATTTTTGGAGCCGTATTTGTTTGTATCTTAATTTTAACTACTTTGCTGGGGATGCAGTGGATTTCAGGTGTTTTCGCCTCTATCTATATACTGCTTGGTTCAATAATTGTGGCCATCATTGGTCTTTATTTAAACTATAAAATAGGGCTGGAGAAAGAACAAAGACAAATAAAAAGAATAGTTATAGCATTAAAACTAACTGTAGAAGACAATAAAAAAAGTGCTGAAAGCATTTTAACGGATATTAAAGAAAATTCCCCTGTAAATCTTAAGGTTCTTAAAATGGAGGTTTGGAATACATTTGCTTCTAACATTATCACTGCAGATTTTGATCCTGTGATGCTGGAAGAATTAATATCAATAAGGGCATTAACCTCCGAATTAAATGAAGAATTATCTGAAAGGAATATGCTTATTAATCAAGAAAGCTCCTTTGATACACATAATCATCATTTTCAACAATTATGTCGTTTAGATGATAAATTAAAAGAAAAATTAGAAGCATTTATCCAGTATTCGTCTGAATATTTAAAAAAAGTTGATAAAACTATTCTATAATTTTTTAACTTAATTTTAAAAATTTTTAACTATATCCTTAAATGGAACCACCTCTTTTATTTCAACATCCATAGTTCCAAATAATTTTTTCACATCAGCTTCGCTTTCTGCATTTATTATAAAAACTCCTTCATGTGTGGAATGTTTTTCCTTGGGACAGCTGATAAAAGCGTCGGATAAATTGATATTGTTCTTTTTTAAGTTTTCCTCTGAAAACATGTCCTTAAGCATTTTCACGCCTTCACCTGTTTTAAGCGGGCATTGTTTAGAATCATGTTTGCTAACTGCAGTAAATAACATAAAATCACCTCCTTTTATTACTAAGTTTTTTGGAGTATTTAGTTTTATAGAAGATAATTACATTAACTTAAATAACCAGATTTGACAGATTAGTTTTAGATTATCTGATAACAGAATTAGTTTTAAAGTGATTTCATGAATGCATATTTAGAGATAATAAGGCCAGGGAATGCGGTGATGGCTGTTATAGCTGTGATTTTAGTCATATTTATAAGTGGAAACTTTACATTAAGCGCATTTTTAGCGTGCATTGTGGTTTTTATGGTAATAGGGGGCGGAAATGCAATAAATGATTATTTTGACCATAAAATAGATGCCATCAACAAACCAAACCGCCCAATTCCATCTGGAAGAATATCTTTGAAGGCAGCTGGAACTTATTCTTTATCCCTTTTTGCAGTTGGGACAATTATTGCATTTATAATTGGGCTTTTACCTGGAATCATAGCTCTTTTAACATCAATTCTACTGGCTTTGTATGCTTATAATCTTAAAAAAATGGTCCTCATTGGAAATATTGTGGTTTCATTCTTTACCGGCCTCACGTTTGTTTTTGGAGGTGTGGTAGTCGGTGCTATGGAGACTTCAATTTATCTGGGGTTATTTGCTTTTTTGATGACGATGGCCCGTGAGATAGTTAAAGACATGGAAGATGTAGAAGGTGACAGAAAAGAAGGGGCAACTACACTACCAATAATCTATGGGATGAAATCAGCCTCGATCCTTGCAGCAGCCTTCATGATAATTGCAAGTGTTGCAA
This genomic window from Methanobacterium veterum contains:
- a CDS encoding ribonuclease P protein component 4, with product MRRGRRPRWMLKIAEERIDVLFKLAEESYNTHPHRSDRYVEMARNIATKYNVRMPRIWKRRFCKNCYKFLKPGKNCQIRLKNSCIIIKCLECGNVVTLPYIREQKDKRRRRVESHIIKEGINE
- the rpl18a gene encoding 50S ribosomal protein L18Ae — translated: MRTKIFRIQGKFMMGNAFQPFTKELKAINEDDIHEKIYSEFGSKHGINRNKIVIEDIKEISKDDVQDPMIKALIG
- a CDS encoding translation initiation factor IF-6 → MIRRANLNGNPNLGVAISTTDKIAIVPSNLSEALENLVEDTLGVSVIKTPIGGSNLAGALAVGNSNGFIVTPYALDSEIKAIKESGVEVERIADKFTAVGNIILANDFGAIVNPLLSDESLKTISDVLDVEVERGSIANYKITGSVATATNKGILAHPSATEEELSFVEGIMKVPADVGTVNKGIMLVGACAVANSNGVVVGLNTTGPELARIEEALGFLEGYE
- the pfdA gene encoding prefoldin subunit alpha; translated protein: MEDRQRLEQMVNEINMYQGQLDVLKQQVESVNASIAELMSAEETLEAVKGKEGTETFVPVGAGSFLIAEIKNTDQVIMGLGAGAAAKKNIDEAKESISSQRKELEQLVDKMSGDIQKLTEFIMRKSPEAEALLQKVESEEAQRQ
- a CDS encoding 30S ribosomal protein S19e; translation: MTTVYDVPADLLISAIAKDLNENKSINAPEWAKFVKTGVHKERRPEDADWWYTRCASILRKVYIDGPVGLNSLRSYYGGKKDRGSEPEKFRKGSGSVIRTALHQLEDAGFIAKIKEGRIITPEGKSFVDKASNIVKKDIPELAKY
- a CDS encoding 50S ribosomal protein L31e gives rise to the protein MERVYVIPLRKVKNVPRTIRSPRAIRYVKEFIGKHMKTEDVKIDASVNEKIWERGIQKIPPKIKVKAVQEEDGSVAVTLVE
- a CDS encoding 50S ribosomal protein L39e gives rise to the protein MSRNRPLAKKLRLAKANKQSRTVPVWVRIKTNRKVMSHPKMRRHWRRSSLKV
- a CDS encoding OBG GTPase family GTP-binding protein; this translates as MALEDRIKQIEDEIKKTPYNKATSHHIGKLKAKLSQLKEESIKRSSKGTKGSGFHVKKSGDATVVLVGFPSVGKSTLLNDITNAESKIGAYEFTTLEIVPGVMEYEGAKIQVFDIPGIITGASKGKGRGREILSVARNADLILIILDVFNPQHINVISEELRNIGIRPNETRADVTVKPKKMGGLTVSSTVKLTHIDEKTIRSVLNEYGIHSADVLIRDDVTVDQFIDSMDVSCRYIPMLEVVNKIDLIDKDYFDEVKSHMPDAIFISANKQINVEELKREIFNKLALIRIYLKPQGRKADYEEPLIVRKGSTVKEVAGKLHREFVRNFRHAKGWGASVKFEGQKVGLDHVLNDGDVLRIIVKKK
- the ftsY gene encoding signal recognition particle-docking protein FtsY, coding for MFESLKKKFSGTIGKLSDKLSSEEEAEETRQEEIPGETKETAPETTETFEKLEKIEEPSTEEKELETEEPPAEEKESETGVRGRLSGIFSREKKEEKVEEKVEEKPVETPEELEKPEEVEEEKSGMFSFVTKKTISEKDIDDILFELEMSLLESDVAMEVAEKIINSVKEDLVGRKIRRRSDVAEFTRDALKKAISEILGVETKDLKEMADKAQKSGEPLKIMFVGINGTGKTTTIAKVATYFINEGYTPVIAAADTFRAGAIEQITHHADNIGVKIIKHKKGADPAAVAYDAVEHAKAKGKEIVLIDTAGRMQTNVNLMDEMKKIKRVVKPDLIIYVGDSLTGNDAVEQASKFDEAVGVDGIVLTKADADAKGGAALSIGYVINKPILFLGVGQSYEDIMEFKPEWMVDQLV
- a CDS encoding sulfide-dependent adenosine diphosphate thiazole synthase yields the protein MELDDVKISRAIIESFMEDFIDYTDIDVAIGGGGPSGLVAGYYLAKAGLKVALFERKLSIGGGMWGGGMMFNKIVVQEESKRILDEFGIGSQKYDDDYYVADSVECVSTLCSKATQAGLKIFNLISIEDVMMKESKDVAGLVLNWSAVEMGRLHVDPLTIRTKAVIDATGHDCEVVKVVEKKVGPKLNTETGTIIGEKPMWAEVGEKALMDNTKEVYPGLYVTGMAANAVYGSPRMGPIFGGMLLSGERIAEILIEKLK
- a CDS encoding DNA-binding protein; its protein translation is MSDIEELRRKRMQELQQQAAAQQASPQQQEQARQEMEAQKKQAMMQILTSEARGRLANLRLTKPELVEQIELQLIQLAQMGRVKSKITDDQLKHLLTNLVGQKREINITRK
- a CDS encoding YhbY family RNA-binding protein; translation: MNRSLSTFTLNIGKSGINENVIDEIKRQLKAHEVIKVKFSKSISSEKQNYITEITEKSKSKLVDLRGNVAVIYKKNR
- a CDS encoding UbiA family prenyltransferase translates to MNAYLEIIRPGNAVMAVIAVILVIFISGNFTLSAFLACIVVFMVIGGGNAINDYFDHKIDAINKPNRPIPSGRISLKAAGTYSLSLFAVGTIIAFIIGLLPGIIALLTSILLALYAYNLKKMVLIGNIVVSFFTGLTFVFGGVVVGAMETSIYLGLFAFLMTMAREIVKDMEDVEGDRKEGATTLPIIYGMKSASILAAAFMIIASVASPVLYFIGIFNILYLAPLFAAIVVFLISAASILKDQSIQNTAKVSKRIKIGMGITFLAFAVGSPFLASLI
- a CDS encoding adenylate kinase family protein — protein: MIILITGTPGVGKTTVSSILVEKIDAYLVNINELVDEKHLYNGIDEERGYKIVDLDALFNEMDEIIREVDGPDRYVVVEGHLSHLFENSDIVIVLRANPDVLRDRMKIKGWKAAKIRENIEAEAIDVCSYEAFQIHGDKVNEIDTSDIPPVQVADLIIDVINGDKSFPVGNVDFLEYLK
- a CDS encoding DUF7411 family protein, which encodes MKACVLYSGGKDSSLIAVILTKLGYEVELVTLNFGIFDSFKPAAKSASALGFKHRVFKADKKILENATDIIINDGFPNNGINYIHKEALDLVSRDYNVVADGTRRDDRIPKLKGNEINSLEGRQNVEYITLRGFGHKTINNLSDVLFEVKKEQTSMENNSDYEIEIRYLINEIEGESASSRIFPSHIQSRVVGWKNKI